A region from the Helcococcus ovis genome encodes:
- a CDS encoding head-tail connector protein: MIDKDKIISEMRKRPGMELADVESLYQDSVEDICHFTHLTENELKELAIGSIIKDLMAFRFNTLGVEGIKSESFSGVSTGYYDDIPERIKKKLRSFRRLP, encoded by the coding sequence ATGATTGATAAAGATAAAATAATTAGTGAGATGAGAAAAAGACCAGGAATGGAATTAGCAGATGTTGAAAGTCTTTATCAAGACTCGGTAGAAGACATCTGCCATTTCACTCACTTAACAGAAAATGAATTAAAAGAATTAGCCATTGGGTCAATTATAAAAGACCTGATGGCTTTTAGATTTAATACTCTAGGAGTGGAAGGTATTAAATCAGAAAGTTTTTCAGGAGTATCTACAGGATATTACGATGATATACCTGAAAGAATAAAAAAGAAATTAAGGTCTTTTAGGAGATTACCATGA
- a CDS encoding phage scaffolding protein — translation MNRTFLKGLGLEQEAIEAIMAEYGNDVNSLKDKVSKLEEDKKSLEDSLKSFEGVDIKKLQEDNENLKNTYENQIRDMKISGAIEKALTNAKAKHSDLLIGKFDKGKIKITKDGNIEGIDEQLNSFKETYKDLFTSEVTGKEPNNPEGQGASVKNLFEVGANIE, via the coding sequence ATGAATAGAACTTTTTTGAAAGGGCTAGGATTAGAACAAGAAGCTATTGAAGCGATCATGGCTGAATATGGTAATGATGTTAATAGCTTAAAGGATAAGGTTAGTAAGTTGGAAGAAGATAAAAAGAGTTTGGAAGATTCTTTAAAATCGTTTGAAGGTGTCGACATCAAGAAATTACAAGAAGATAACGAAAACTTAAAGAATACATATGAAAATCAAATTCGTGATATGAAGATAAGCGGTGCAATCGAAAAGGCTTTAACTAATGCGAAAGCTAAACATTCAGACTTATTAATCGGGAAGTTCGATAAAGGGAAAATTAAGATAACTAAAGATGGAAATATTGAGGGTATTGACGAACAATTAAACTCATTCAAAGAAACCTACAAAGATTTATTTACATCGGAAGTTACAGGTAAGGAGCCTAATAATCCAGAGGGACAAGGGGCTTCGGTAAAAAACCTATTTGAAGTAGGGGCAAATATAGAATAA